A single genomic interval of Petroclostridium xylanilyticum harbors:
- a CDS encoding RNA-guided endonuclease InsQ/TnpB family protein: TKRRGVNRYKKTKNIIKLECLIRKVHKKIKDIRTNYLHQETAKLVKAKPEFVCMENLNIKGMVKNHKLAKSVQEQMFSEFRRIMEYKCKWNHIRFIVADRYYPSSKTCSECGYILDKMSLSTRKWVCPECGIMHDRDINAAINLMKYGKSV, from the coding sequence ACAAAAAGAAGAGGTGTAAACCGTTATAAGAAAACTAAAAACATTATTAAGTTGGAGTGCCTTATTCGTAAAGTCCATAAAAAAATAAAAGACATTCGTACAAATTATTTACATCAAGAAACTGCTAAACTGGTGAAAGCCAAGCCAGAGTTTGTGTGTATGGAAAATTTAAATATTAAAGGTATGGTTAAAAACCATAAATTAGCAAAATCCGTACAAGAACAAATGTTTAGCGAGTTTCGTAGAATAATGGAATATAAATGTAAATGGAATCATATTAGGTTTATAGTAGCAGACAGGTATTATCCATCAAGCAAGACATGTAGTGAATGTGGATATATTTTAGATAAGATGTCTTTATCAACAAGAAAATGGGTGTGTCCTGAATGTGGAATAATGCATGACAGAGATATAAATGCAGCTATAAATCTAATGAAATATGGAAAATCAGTATAA
- a CDS encoding M42 family metallopeptidase — protein MLLKKLTEAIGVSGNEKAVRDIIIKEIGNDCENIAIDRMGNLIALKKGTEGNGKKVMLAAHMDEVGLIVTGITDTGFIKFKPVGGIDARILVSKKVVIGDNRIPGVIGLKAIHLQEPGERKQAVKVKNLYIDIGAKNKEDAEKKVNLGDYIGFDSSCVEFGNNLVKAKALDDRVGCAILIEMLKERYTFDLYACFTVQEEVGLRGAGVAAYTVSPDLALVVEGTTCSDVPGAEEHEHATTLGHGPAVSIMDRASYSNKGLSQLLYNLGKDNNIKVQYKRTTFGGNDAGKIHLTREGIPTAAISVPCRYIHSPVSVMNLDDYEGCKKIVRLFLHEIGKKEINKWEEIK, from the coding sequence ATGCTATTAAAAAAATTAACTGAGGCAATTGGAGTTTCCGGAAATGAAAAAGCTGTTAGAGACATTATTATAAAAGAAATTGGTAATGATTGTGAAAATATTGCCATCGACCGTATGGGAAATCTTATAGCTCTCAAAAAAGGTACAGAAGGTAATGGAAAAAAAGTGATGCTGGCAGCGCACATGGATGAAGTTGGCTTAATCGTTACAGGAATCACTGATACAGGGTTTATTAAATTTAAGCCTGTCGGAGGTATCGATGCCAGAATTTTAGTTTCCAAGAAAGTTGTTATAGGGGATAATAGAATTCCAGGGGTAATTGGTCTTAAAGCAATTCACCTGCAGGAACCCGGTGAAAGAAAACAGGCTGTAAAAGTTAAAAACCTGTACATAGATATTGGTGCCAAAAACAAAGAAGATGCTGAGAAAAAAGTAAACTTAGGGGATTATATTGGTTTTGATAGCAGCTGCGTTGAGTTTGGCAATAACCTGGTTAAGGCAAAGGCCCTGGATGACCGCGTAGGTTGTGCAATTCTCATTGAAATGCTAAAAGAAAGATACACATTTGATTTATATGCCTGTTTTACCGTCCAGGAAGAAGTGGGATTAAGAGGTGCCGGCGTGGCGGCATATACAGTCAGCCCTGATTTAGCACTTGTCGTAGAAGGGACCACATGTTCAGATGTTCCAGGCGCAGAAGAACATGAACATGCAACAACTCTGGGGCATGGTCCTGCCGTATCTATCATGGATAGAGCATCCTATTCCAACAAAGGTTTATCCCAGCTTCTATATAATCTGGGAAAAGACAATAATATCAAAGTCCAGTATAAGCGGACTACTTTTGGAGGTAATGATGCAGGCAAAATCCATTTAACAAGAGAAGGTATTCCAACTGCTGCTATTTCAGTACCTTGCAGATATATCCATTCACCGGTATCGGTTATGAATTTGGACGACTACGAAGGATGTAAAAAAATTGTCCGGTTATTTTTACATGAGATTGGGAAAAAAGAAATTAATAAATGGGAGGAAATAAAATGA
- a CDS encoding M42 family metallopeptidase — translation MIDLLNKLTQTYGPSGNEELVREVIMNEIKEYVDEIDIDPLGNLIARKKGDGKKLMFAAHMDEIGLIVTYIDKEGFLRFSNVGGVSQYYSLFQRVKFKNGIIGILGYEEKIEEMKDLKIEKMYIDIGAKSREEAEKLVNIGDVACFAGDFHYNLNKVSSKALDDRLGCYMLIEVIKALKNHSNDLYFVFTVQEELGLRGAKTSAFSVSPDYAIAVDVTDTGDTPGSKPMALKLGRGPAIKVKDNSIITHPFVRTLMIDTAKETGIPYQLEVLERGGTDSGAIHLTKGGIPSGVLSIATRYIHSPAEMVDFDDVKNGIALLTAIAAKEI, via the coding sequence ATGATTGATTTACTAAACAAACTGACACAAACCTACGGCCCTTCTGGAAATGAAGAACTGGTAAGGGAAGTTATTATGAATGAGATTAAAGAATATGTTGACGAAATAGATATAGATCCCTTAGGTAATTTAATTGCCAGAAAAAAAGGGGATGGGAAAAAATTAATGTTTGCAGCCCATATGGATGAAATAGGGCTGATTGTCACATATATTGACAAAGAAGGTTTTCTGAGATTTTCAAATGTTGGGGGAGTCTCCCAATACTATTCCCTATTTCAGAGAGTAAAATTCAAAAATGGTATTATAGGAATCCTGGGATATGAAGAAAAGATTGAAGAAATGAAGGATTTAAAAATTGAGAAGATGTATATTGATATTGGCGCAAAAAGTAGAGAAGAAGCAGAAAAACTTGTGAATATCGGCGATGTGGCCTGTTTTGCAGGTGATTTTCACTATAACTTAAATAAGGTATCTTCCAAGGCTTTGGATGACAGGCTGGGATGTTATATGTTGATTGAAGTGATTAAAGCATTAAAAAATCATTCCAATGACCTTTATTTTGTCTTTACCGTCCAAGAAGAACTCGGACTAAGGGGTGCCAAAACATCCGCTTTTTCTGTAAGTCCTGATTATGCCATTGCGGTAGATGTAACTGACACCGGCGATACTCCCGGTTCAAAGCCAATGGCATTAAAACTTGGAAGAGGCCCTGCAATTAAAGTTAAGGATAATTCAATTATCACCCATCCCTTTGTCCGTACTTTAATGATTGATACAGCAAAAGAAACGGGTATTCCATATCAGCTGGAAGTTTTAGAACGCGGAGGTACCGATTCCGGGGCCATACATCTTACAAAAGGCGGAATACCTTCAGGCGTCCTCTCTATTGCTACAAGATATATACATTCTCCTGCAGAAATGGTGGACTTTGATGATGTTAAAAATGGAATTGCTTTATTAACTGCAATTGCAGCTAAAGAAATATAA
- a CDS encoding MBL fold metallo-hydrolase RNA specificity domain-containing protein — protein sequence MNVTFLGAAKTVTGSCYYLEVNNKKILVDCGLFQGHEGDRELNYEPFPFRMDELDYVLLTHAHIDHSGRIPKLYKDGYRGEVIATKATVELCEIMLPDSGHIQEMEIEWTNRKRLRAGKAPVEPLYTYQDAIDCISVFRKVSYDEFIKLQGNITIRFRDAGHILGSSILEMWVNENGHETKIVFSGDLGNKDMPILRDPTIIDSADYLFIESTYGDRLHHQNENKVEKFVDIIIETIEKGGNVVIPSFAVGRTQEIIYDLHKQLSKYDEKIKKLFNIPVYVDSPLAISATEVFRNNLDCYDEEAREYVKNGDNPLDFPTLKFTTTAEESKELNEKDEKMIIISASGMCEAGRIKHHLKHNLWRPESTILFVGYQAEGTLGRKILDGAKKVRIFGEEISVNARIESIDSFSGHADQKGLLDWIDAFKDKPKKIFIIHGEANSQKIFAEKIQQQFNIECIIPDKGETFSITPNRVITAATANEQDRKYRYSRLQLLEYTRLIEEEVLELSDFIKNTITKETDDIMVESLLYKLKDLEKNLRTLVK from the coding sequence ATGAATGTTACATTTTTAGGGGCGGCAAAAACGGTTACAGGCTCATGTTACTATCTTGAGGTTAATAATAAAAAAATACTGGTGGATTGTGGCCTGTTTCAGGGACATGAAGGGGATAGGGAATTAAATTATGAGCCGTTCCCGTTTCGTATGGATGAATTGGATTATGTGCTGCTCACTCATGCGCATATAGACCACAGCGGCAGAATTCCAAAGCTATATAAAGATGGTTACAGGGGTGAAGTTATTGCAACAAAAGCCACTGTTGAACTATGTGAAATCATGCTTCCTGACAGTGGACATATACAGGAGATGGAAATTGAATGGACTAACAGAAAAAGGTTAAGAGCAGGAAAAGCTCCTGTAGAACCTTTATATACGTATCAGGATGCCATTGATTGTATATCTGTTTTTAGAAAAGTATCCTATGATGAATTTATAAAGCTTCAGGGAAATATTACAATCCGGTTTAGGGATGCAGGGCATATTTTAGGCTCGTCCATTTTAGAAATGTGGGTGAATGAAAATGGTCATGAAACTAAAATCGTGTTTTCCGGGGATTTAGGTAATAAAGATATGCCTATACTGCGCGACCCAACCATTATAGATAGTGCCGATTATTTATTTATCGAATCCACTTACGGTGACAGGTTGCACCATCAAAATGAAAACAAGGTAGAAAAGTTTGTAGATATTATTATTGAAACAATCGAAAAAGGAGGCAACGTAGTAATTCCTTCTTTTGCTGTAGGACGTACACAGGAAATTATTTATGACCTTCATAAACAGTTATCTAAATATGATGAAAAAATTAAAAAATTGTTCAATATCCCCGTATATGTAGATAGTCCATTGGCAATTTCAGCAACGGAGGTATTTAGAAACAATTTGGACTGTTATGATGAAGAAGCCAGGGAATATGTAAAAAATGGGGATAATCCTTTGGATTTTCCGACTCTTAAATTTACGACAACGGCAGAAGAATCCAAAGAATTAAATGAAAAAGATGAAAAAATGATTATTATTTCTGCCAGCGGTATGTGTGAGGCAGGGAGAATCAAACATCATCTAAAGCATAACCTCTGGAGACCTGAATCAACAATATTATTTGTCGGCTACCAAGCTGAAGGAACGCTGGGAAGAAAAATACTGGATGGGGCAAAAAAAGTGAGAATTTTTGGAGAAGAAATTTCTGTTAATGCGCGAATTGAATCCATTGACAGTTTTTCCGGGCATGCAGACCAAAAAGGCTTGTTGGATTGGATAGATGCCTTCAAGGATAAACCAAAGAAAATATTTATTATCCATGGGGAAGCGAACAGCCAAAAAATATTTGCAGAAAAGATTCAGCAGCAGTTTAATATAGAATGTATCATACCTGATAAAGGTGAAACCTTCTCCATTACACCAAATAGAGTAATTACTGCAGCAACTGCTAATGAACAGGATAGGAAATATAGATATTCACGTCTTCAATTGTTAGAATATACCCGGTTAATTGAAGAAGAAGTACTGGAACTTTCTGACTTTATAAAAAATACTATCACTAAAGAAACTGATGATATTATGGTAGAAAGTTTATTATATAAACTTAAAGATTTAGAAAAAAATCTTCGTACATTGGTTAAATAG
- a CDS encoding sodium/proline symporter translates to MLKFIFVVLYVVLMLGIGFVSMKKASTLQDFFLGGRKMGPWISAFAYGTTYFSAVLFIGYAGKIGWGFGLSSVWIGVGNALLGSWLAWVILAKKTRDMTHRLDASTMPEFFEKRYDSKALKVFSALIIFIFLVPYSASVYAGLSYLFESVFGIPYVYCMLFMAILTAIYLVLGGYVATAMTDFIQGIIMIFGVIIMIGYVLTNPAVGGLTEGMARLSQIPKDGARLVSLFGGSNWLGLLSLIVLTSFGSWGLPQMIHKFYAIKDEKSISKATVVSTGFAALIACGAYFVGAFGRLFLDNQVPLTGGKPNYDIIIPELLKIALPEAVLSIILLLVLSASMSTLASIVLTSSSAIAIDLVQGYIFPKMKKEIKKETVMLLMRVLCLVFIVFSFIVAYKPNAILVLMSFSWGTVAGSFIGPFLFGLYWKGTTKLGAWAGMLGGFLTSIILALSSNLNASQAPMFGMIAMLVSIIAVPVVSFITPKLSHNHIVEIFNSKVNENNKVGLDLD, encoded by the coding sequence ATGTTAAAATTCATATTTGTGGTACTTTACGTAGTACTTATGCTGGGAATAGGTTTTGTAAGTATGAAGAAGGCATCTACTTTACAAGACTTTTTTTTAGGCGGAAGAAAAATGGGACCATGGATTTCCGCTTTCGCTTATGGAACAACATATTTTTCTGCAGTTCTATTTATCGGTTATGCCGGTAAAATCGGATGGGGTTTTGGTCTCTCTTCAGTATGGATTGGTGTAGGTAATGCACTGCTGGGAAGCTGGTTGGCTTGGGTTATCCTGGCCAAAAAAACCAGGGATATGACACACCGGTTGGACGCTTCTACAATGCCCGAATTTTTTGAAAAAAGGTATGACAGTAAAGCGCTCAAGGTCTTTTCCGCTCTTATTATTTTTATCTTTCTCGTCCCTTATTCTGCTTCGGTCTATGCAGGACTAAGCTATTTATTTGAATCAGTATTTGGTATCCCATATGTTTACTGTATGTTGTTTATGGCTATCTTGACTGCAATTTATCTTGTATTAGGCGGATATGTAGCCACGGCGATGACTGACTTTATCCAAGGGATCATCATGATCTTCGGTGTTATTATAATGATTGGATATGTACTGACAAATCCTGCTGTTGGTGGTTTGACGGAAGGTATGGCCAGATTGTCACAAATTCCTAAAGATGGTGCGCGATTGGTCAGCTTGTTTGGTGGGTCCAACTGGCTTGGATTATTATCTCTTATCGTATTAACCAGTTTTGGAAGCTGGGGCTTACCCCAGATGATTCATAAGTTTTATGCAATAAAAGATGAAAAATCTATTTCAAAAGCAACAGTCGTATCAACCGGTTTTGCAGCATTAATTGCGTGCGGTGCTTATTTCGTAGGTGCTTTTGGAAGACTGTTCCTGGACAATCAGGTGCCTCTGACAGGTGGAAAACCAAATTATGATATTATTATACCTGAACTGCTAAAAATTGCTCTCCCGGAAGCTGTATTAAGCATCATATTGCTTTTAGTTTTATCGGCATCAATGTCTACTCTCGCTTCCATCGTCCTTACATCAAGCTCGGCGATTGCAATTGATTTGGTACAGGGTTATATATTCCCCAAGATGAAAAAAGAAATTAAAAAGGAAACAGTAATGCTTTTAATGAGAGTATTATGCCTTGTATTTATTGTATTTTCCTTTATTGTTGCATATAAGCCTAATGCAATCCTGGTTCTCATGTCGTTTTCATGGGGAACTGTTGCAGGGTCATTTATAGGACCGTTCTTGTTCGGACTTTACTGGAAGGGTACTACTAAATTGGGTGCATGGGCAGGTATGCTGGGAGGATTCTTAACCTCCATTATTCTTGCATTATCTAGTAATTTGAATGCTTCACAGGCGCCAATGTTCGGAATGATTGCAATGCTTGTTTCCATCATAGCGGTTCCTGTAGTAAGCTTCATTACCCCTAAGCTGTCACACAACCATATAGTAGAAATTTTTAATTCCAAAGTTAACGAAAACAATAAGGTTGGTTTGGATTTAGATTGA
- a CDS encoding phenylacetate--CoA ligase family protein, producing the protein MFWSKEQECISRDELKKLQLFRLKETIKRVYNNVPFYRKRLDSIGLSPENISSLDDLKEIPFTTKDDIREHYPYGLFAEPMKKIVRIHASSGTTGKPTVVGYTKNDLNTWSELVARVIVEAGGNEDDVAQVAFGYGLFTGAFGLHYGLEKIGAAVVPCSSGNTEKQIMLMKDFGTTLLVSTPSYALYMSEVAQELNIKRENLKLRLGLFGAEGSTEEMRNELEQRWGIVATENYGLSEIIGPGVSGECIYKQGMHIAEDHFIPEIINPDTGEVLNWGEKGELVITTITKEGFPLLRYRTKDITWLTDEPCQCGRTLARMAKVQGRSDDMLIIKGVNVFPSQIESVLIGLEHIGPHYQIVVRKKGFVDTLEVLVELIDGSMLEKFSELEKLEHTIRHKLHTILGLDAKVRLVEPKTIERSMGKAKRVIDLRNS; encoded by the coding sequence ATGTTTTGGTCAAAAGAACAAGAATGTATTTCCAGAGATGAGTTAAAAAAACTTCAATTATTTAGACTGAAAGAAACGATTAAAAGAGTTTACAACAATGTTCCTTTCTATAGAAAACGGTTAGACTCCATAGGGCTTTCACCTGAAAATATCTCTTCCCTGGATGATTTAAAAGAAATTCCTTTTACTACAAAGGATGACATACGTGAGCATTATCCTTACGGACTGTTTGCTGAGCCTATGAAAAAAATAGTGAGGATACATGCTTCTTCCGGTACTACCGGCAAGCCAACGGTTGTAGGCTACACCAAAAATGACCTGAACACATGGTCGGAATTGGTGGCCAGAGTCATTGTGGAGGCCGGTGGCAATGAAGACGACGTGGCCCAGGTAGCTTTTGGTTACGGGCTGTTCACCGGAGCTTTTGGCCTTCACTACGGCCTTGAAAAAATAGGGGCTGCTGTAGTACCCTGTTCGAGCGGTAATACCGAAAAACAGATAATGCTGATGAAGGATTTTGGGACCACATTGCTTGTCAGTACACCATCCTATGCTTTATATATGTCAGAAGTGGCTCAGGAATTAAATATAAAAAGAGAAAATTTAAAGCTCCGTTTAGGATTATTTGGCGCTGAGGGTTCTACTGAAGAGATGAGGAATGAACTCGAACAGCGTTGGGGAATAGTCGCTACAGAAAATTATGGATTGAGTGAAATTATCGGTCCGGGAGTTTCGGGGGAATGCATTTATAAGCAAGGTATGCATATCGCAGAAGACCATTTCATTCCTGAAATAATTAATCCGGATACAGGAGAAGTTTTAAACTGGGGTGAAAAAGGTGAATTAGTTATTACTACCATCACCAAGGAAGGATTTCCATTATTACGTTATAGAACAAAAGATATCACATGGTTAACTGATGAACCCTGCCAATGTGGCAGAACACTCGCCAGGATGGCAAAAGTCCAGGGCAGATCCGATGATATGTTGATTATCAAAGGTGTTAATGTATTTCCTTCTCAAATTGAAAGTGTGCTGATAGGACTTGAGCATATCGGACCTCACTATCAAATTGTTGTACGAAAAAAAGGATTTGTAGATACCCTGGAAGTTTTGGTTGAGCTCATTGACGGCAGTATGCTTGAAAAATTTAGCGAGCTTGAAAAATTGGAGCATACAATCAGGCATAAGCTCCACACAATCCTGGGACTGGATGCAAAAGTAAGGCTGGTTGAGCCTAAAACCATAGAACGTTCCATGGGAAAAGCGAAGAGAGTGATTGATTTGAGAAATAGTTAG
- the iorA gene encoding indolepyruvate ferredoxin oxidoreductase subunit alpha gives MKKLMLGNEAIARGAYEAGVTVVSSYPGTPSTEITEAISKYDEIYSEWAPNEKVAMEVAIGASIGGARAMSAMKHVGLNVAADPLFTCSYTGVNGGLVFVVADDPGMHSSQNEQDSRHYAKASKVVMLEPSDSQECKDFTIKAYELSEKYDTPVIIRLSTRVSHSQSLVEISDRQNIPLKEYKKDFQKFVMMPAMARKRHVFVEERIKALKEYAENCELNKIEWGDKKIGVITSGIAYQYAREALGNVSYLKLGMVYPLPEKLIADFVSQVDQVYVIEELDPIFEEHCKKLGCKVIGKELLPILGELSTEIIKEKILGIKVENKIKPNEEIPVRPPVMCPGCPHRGMFYILKKLKLVVSGDIGCYTLGALPPLESMDTCICMGASVSAALGMEKARGKEFSKKLVAVIGDSTFIHSGITGLIDIVYNKGVSTVIILDNSITGMTGHQHNPTTGFTIKGEPTKQVDLVKLANAIGVERVRVVDPFDLDTFEKVVKEEVAAEEPSVIISQRPCALLKHVKFDGPLSINQDKCTSCKMCMRLGCPAISNQDGKIRIDITLCNGCGLCVKVCKFSAIEKAGDING, from the coding sequence ATGAAAAAGTTAATGTTAGGTAATGAGGCAATTGCCAGGGGGGCATATGAAGCCGGCGTTACCGTCGTCTCTTCATATCCTGGTACTCCAAGTACTGAAATTACCGAAGCAATTTCCAAATACGATGAGATATATTCCGAATGGGCACCCAATGAGAAAGTTGCAATGGAGGTTGCAATTGGTGCTTCTATTGGTGGTGCCCGGGCAATGAGTGCAATGAAACACGTAGGTCTCAATGTTGCCGCAGATCCATTATTTACCTGTTCTTATACCGGTGTAAATGGAGGTCTGGTGTTTGTCGTAGCTGACGACCCTGGAATGCACAGTTCTCAAAATGAACAGGATAGCAGGCATTATGCCAAGGCATCAAAAGTGGTGATGCTGGAACCATCCGACAGCCAGGAATGTAAGGATTTTACCATAAAAGCTTACGAGCTGAGTGAAAAATACGACACTCCGGTTATCATAAGACTTTCAACCAGGGTATCCCATTCACAAAGTTTGGTTGAAATTAGTGATAGACAAAACATCCCTTTAAAAGAATATAAAAAAGATTTTCAAAAATTCGTTATGATGCCTGCAATGGCACGTAAAAGACATGTATTTGTAGAAGAAAGAATAAAAGCTCTGAAAGAATATGCAGAAAATTGTGAACTTAATAAAATAGAATGGGGAGACAAAAAAATTGGGGTTATTACCAGTGGAATTGCTTACCAGTATGCCAGGGAAGCCCTTGGTAATGTTTCTTATTTAAAGCTTGGCATGGTATATCCGCTCCCTGAAAAACTTATTGCTGATTTTGTAAGCCAGGTAGACCAGGTTTATGTCATCGAAGAGCTGGACCCGATATTTGAAGAACATTGCAAAAAATTAGGGTGTAAAGTAATCGGTAAAGAACTATTACCTATTCTCGGAGAATTAAGCACCGAAATTATAAAGGAAAAAATATTGGGAATTAAAGTAGAGAATAAAATCAAACCTAATGAAGAAATTCCGGTCAGACCGCCTGTAATGTGTCCTGGATGTCCTCATAGAGGAATGTTTTATATTCTTAAAAAGTTGAAACTTGTAGTAAGCGGAGATATAGGTTGTTATACCCTCGGTGCATTACCACCGCTGGAATCCATGGATACTTGCATTTGTATGGGTGCCAGTGTGAGCGCTGCATTAGGTATGGAAAAAGCCAGAGGAAAAGAATTTAGCAAAAAGCTTGTTGCCGTTATTGGCGATTCGACATTTATACATTCCGGTATTACAGGTTTAATTGATATCGTATATAATAAAGGAGTTTCTACAGTCATTATATTAGATAATTCCATTACAGGTATGACAGGACACCAGCACAACCCAACGACAGGATTTACAATCAAAGGAGAACCTACAAAGCAGGTTGATCTGGTTAAGCTTGCTAATGCAATTGGAGTAGAAAGAGTCAGAGTGGTTGATCCTTTTGATTTGGATACCTTTGAAAAAGTAGTTAAAGAAGAGGTTGCAGCCGAAGAACCTTCGGTAATTATCTCACAACGTCCCTGTGCACTGTTGAAACATGTTAAATTCGATGGACCGCTTTCAATCAATCAAGACAAGTGTACAAGCTGTAAAATGTGTATGCGCCTGGGCTGTCCGGCCATTTCAAATCAGGATGGAAAAATTAGGATCGACATAACTCTCTGCAACGGTTGCGGTTTATGTGTTAAAGTTTGTAAATTTTCAGCAATAGAAAAGGCGGGTGATATCAATGGCTAA
- a CDS encoding indolepyruvate oxidoreductase subunit beta, protein MANTSVMIVGVGGQGTLLASRILGNVAIDQGCDVKVSEVHGMAQRGGSVVTYVKYGDKVYSPVISEGEADIILAFEKLEAYRWLPYLKKEGKLIINTQKIDPMPVIVGNAKYPEQIIEKINRLGVNVIPADALKLALKAGNVKAVNVVLLGLLAKYTDISKESWIKAIKGTVPGKFLDINMAAFDLGYNLEE, encoded by the coding sequence ATGGCTAATACATCCGTTATGATTGTAGGGGTAGGTGGCCAGGGTACTTTGTTGGCCAGCAGGATTCTCGGAAATGTAGCTATAGATCAAGGGTGTGATGTAAAGGTTTCCGAAGTGCATGGCATGGCCCAAAGAGGTGGAAGCGTTGTAACATATGTTAAATATGGTGATAAGGTATATTCTCCTGTTATTTCAGAAGGAGAAGCAGATATCATACTGGCATTCGAGAAACTTGAGGCATACAGGTGGCTGCCTTATCTGAAAAAAGAAGGAAAATTAATCATTAATACTCAGAAAATTGATCCTATGCCGGTAATAGTGGGTAATGCAAAATATCCTGAACAAATCATAGAAAAAATAAATCGTTTGGGCGTTAATGTTATACCGGCAGATGCATTAAAACTTGCTTTAAAAGCCGGAAATGTTAAAGCAGTAAATGTTGTTCTACTGGGATTGTTGGCCAAATATACTGATATTAGCAAAGAATCATGGATTAAAGCAATTAAGGGAACGGTTCCCGGTAAGTTCCTTGATATAAATATGGCGGCTTTTGATTTAGGTTATAATTTAGAAGAGTAG
- a CDS encoding phenylacetate--CoA ligase family protein produces MNCWNPTCECMSRDEMRKLQSERLINTVRRIYHNVPFYRNKMQQAGLVPEDIRSVEDLRKLPFTYKQDLRDTYPYGLFATPLSEIVRIHASSGTTGKQTVVGYTRNDIATWSEVMARTLTAAGANKESFIQVAYGYGLFTGGLGVHYGAERIGASVIPISGGNTKRQVQIMKDFGTTILACTPSYALFLAETLEEMGISKEELKLKAGVFGAEPWTNNMRKEIESKLGIIAIDIYGLSEVIGPGVAYECACQNGLHISEDHFIPEIINPETGEVLPEGEKGELVFTTVTKEGLPLIRYRTRDISSLTYEKCDCGRTLVKMARVSGRTDDMLIIRGVNVFPSQIESVLLEIGETAPHYLLIVDRVGTLDTLEVLVEMSDKLFSDEVKRLEELEKKIKNAIESTLGVTTKVRLVEPKTIERSEGKAKRVIDKRNLK; encoded by the coding sequence ATGAATTGTTGGAACCCGACATGTGAATGCATGTCACGGGATGAGATGAGAAAATTACAATCTGAGAGGTTAATCAACACCGTTAGAAGAATATATCACAATGTGCCTTTTTACCGGAATAAGATGCAGCAAGCAGGTTTGGTCCCTGAAGACATAAGATCTGTTGAAGATCTACGTAAATTGCCTTTTACTTATAAACAGGACCTAAGGGATACTTATCCCTATGGCTTGTTTGCAACTCCATTAAGTGAGATTGTAAGAATCCACGCTTCTTCAGGTACTACAGGAAAACAAACGGTAGTAGGCTACACCAGGAATGATATTGCCACATGGTCGGAAGTAATGGCAAGGACTCTTACCGCTGCTGGAGCTAATAAAGAATCCTTTATTCAGGTTGCCTATGGTTATGGACTATTTACGGGGGGGCTGGGCGTCCACTATGGCGCCGAAAGGATTGGAGCCTCTGTTATTCCCATATCCGGTGGAAATACAAAACGGCAGGTTCAAATAATGAAGGACTTCGGTACAACTATTCTGGCCTGTACACCTTCTTATGCCCTTTTTTTGGCTGAAACCCTGGAAGAAATGGGGATCAGCAAAGAAGAACTTAAACTTAAAGCCGGAGTTTTTGGTGCTGAACCGTGGACCAATAACATGAGAAAAGAAATTGAAAGCAAATTGGGAATCATAGCAATTGATATTTACGGCCTCAGTGAAGTCATAGGCCCGGGCGTTGCCTATGAATGTGCATGTCAGAATGGACTGCATATATCAGAAGACCATTTTATCCCTGAAATTATAAACCCTGAAACGGGAGAAGTGCTGCCGGAAGGCGAAAAAGGTGAGCTGGTATTTACAACGGTTACAAAAGAAGGGTTGCCGCTTATCAGATATAGAACAAGGGATATTTCCTCTCTTACCTATGAGAAATGTGATTGCGGCAGGACATTGGTAAAAATGGCCAGAGTATCCGGACGTACCGATGATATGTTAATTATTAGGGGTGTAAACGTATTTCCATCTCAGATTGAAAGCGTTCTTTTAGAAATAGGTGAAACTGCGCCACATTATTTATTAATTGTGGACCGTGTAGGAACATTAGATACTTTGGAAGTATTAGTGGAAATGTCGGATAAGTTATTCTCAGACGAAGTAAAACGCTTGGAAGAACTTGAAAAGAAAATAAAAAATGCCATTGAAAGCACATTAGGTGTTACAACCAAGGTTCGTCTGGTAGAGCCTAAAACCATTGAACGAAGTGAAGGAAAGGCTAAGAGGGTTATTGATAAGAGAAATTTGAAATAG